In Halarcobacter bivalviorum, a genomic segment contains:
- a CDS encoding HsdM family class I SAM-dependent methyltransferase, with product MAKKEVKTDLWVYELLKEVNIDLDPQGSSIKEIDEALKTASKGGTGKVGFPEYVGVVKDFILVIENKASVDKHIKLKDKVISDNVKDIKDYAVNGALFYGKHLVENTTYNKVIAFGISGDEKKHKISPLFIDETKFYRELPEVESLISFNKDNIDEYYVREVLQEETDKEKELSEILKDASDLHEDLRNYGNLKDIHKPIIVSGILLALRETEFKNFSIEDLTGDEINTDGDKIYHAIESNLRRSKVSPEVKRDKILSQFGMFKSEQVLNEINDTLNKTPLKHYTEFLNKKIYKSIKYSKSSEDYIGRFYGEFMSYSGGDGQTLGIVLTPKHITDLFCELVDIKTEDIVLDPCAGTAGFLIAAMHHMLIQTDNENVKKSIRQKQLHGIEQRADMFTIATTNMILRGDGKSNLINENFLKQEPSKLQLSTEATVGMMNPPYSQGSKQNPDLYEISFTEHLLDSLVEDGRAIVIIPQSSMTGKTKEEQSIKENILKKHTLEGVITLNKDTFYGVGTMPCIAVFTTGTPHPKDKISKFIDYKEDGFKVSPHIGLIETEQAKDRKQHLLDVWFDRIEAETKFCVNTTIEAEDEWLHSFYYFNDEIPTNEDFEKVVGNYLSFEFSMIMNERDYLFGVEDDKENNKK from the coding sequence ATGGCAAAAAAAGAAGTTAAAACAGATTTATGGGTATATGAATTATTAAAAGAAGTTAATATAGATTTAGATCCCCAAGGTAGTTCAATAAAAGAGATTGATGAAGCATTAAAAACAGCTTCAAAAGGTGGAACTGGCAAAGTTGGATTTCCTGAGTATGTTGGTGTTGTAAAAGATTTTATATTAGTTATAGAAAATAAAGCATCAGTTGATAAACATATTAAGTTAAAAGATAAAGTTATTAGTGATAATGTAAAAGATATTAAAGACTATGCAGTTAATGGAGCTTTATTTTATGGAAAACATTTAGTTGAAAATACAACTTATAATAAAGTTATTGCATTCGGTATATCTGGAGATGAAAAGAAACACAAAATAAGCCCACTATTTATAGATGAAACTAAATTTTATAGGGAGCTACCAGAGGTTGAGAGTCTTATTTCATTTAATAAAGATAATATTGATGAATACTATGTAAGAGAGGTTCTACAAGAAGAAACTGATAAAGAAAAAGAGTTGTCAGAAATTTTAAAAGATGCTAGTGACCTGCATGAGGACTTAAGAAACTATGGTAATTTAAAGGATATTCATAAACCCATTATAGTATCAGGAATATTATTAGCATTAAGAGAAACAGAATTTAAAAACTTTTCTATTGAGGACTTAACAGGGGATGAAATAAATACTGATGGAGATAAAATCTATCATGCAATTGAGTCAAACCTAAGAAGATCAAAAGTTTCTCCAGAAGTTAAAAGAGATAAAATACTGAGTCAATTTGGAATGTTTAAAAGTGAACAAGTACTTAATGAAATCAATGATACATTGAACAAAACACCTTTAAAGCACTATACAGAATTTTTAAATAAAAAAATTTATAAAAGTATTAAATACTCTAAATCATCAGAGGATTACATAGGTAGATTTTATGGTGAATTTATGTCTTATTCTGGTGGAGATGGTCAAACATTAGGTATTGTATTAACTCCTAAACATATTACAGATTTATTTTGTGAATTAGTAGATATTAAAACAGAAGATATAGTTTTAGACCCGTGTGCAGGAACAGCAGGTTTTTTAATTGCAGCAATGCACCATATGTTAATCCAAACAGATAATGAAAATGTTAAGAAAAGTATCAGACAAAAACAACTTCATGGAATAGAACAAAGAGCTGATATGTTTACCATTGCTACAACAAATATGATTTTAAGAGGGGATGGAAAAAGTAATCTAATTAATGAAAACTTTTTAAAACAAGAACCTAGTAAATTACAATTATCAACAGAAGCAACCGTAGGAATGATGAATCCACCTTATTCTCAAGGTTCAAAACAAAACCCAGATTTATATGAAATATCATTTACAGAACACTTATTAGATAGTTTAGTTGAAGATGGTAGAGCAATAGTTATTATCCCTCAATCTTCAATGACTGGTAAAACTAAAGAAGAACAATCAATAAAAGAAAACATTTTGAAAAAGCATACATTAGAGGGAGTTATCACACTTAATAAAGATACCTTTTATGGCGTTGGAACTATGCCTTGTATTGCAGTATTTACAACTGGGACACCACATCCAAAAGATAAAATAAGTAAGTTTATTGATTATAAAGAAGATGGTTTTAAAGTAAGTCCTCATATTGGACTAATTGAAACAGAACAGGCAAAAGATAGAAAACAACACTTATTAGATGTTTGGTTTGATAGAATTGAAGCAGAAACTAAGTTTTGTGTAAATACTACTATTGAAGCTGAGGATGAGTGGCTTCATAGTTTTTATTATTTCAATGATGAAATACCAACAAATGAAGATTTTGAAAAAGTAGTAGGAAATTATTTATCTTTTGAGTTTTCTATGATAATGAATGAAAGAGATTATTTATTTGGAGTTGAAGATGACAAAGAAAACAACAAAAAATAG
- the rpoC gene encoding DNA-directed RNA polymerase subunit beta' — MSNNEKVLEPIEIKELERPQDFSAFQLRLASPEKILSWSSGEVKKPETINYRTLKPERDGLFCAKIFGPVKDYECLCGKYKKMRYKGVVCEKCGVEVTSSKVRRHRMGHIDLVSPVAHIWMVSSLPTRIGTLLGVKLKDLERVLYYEAYIVSASGEAYYDNEKTKKVNKYDILNEEQYRTISDLFDHTGFEANMGGEIIRELLENLDLIELLTVLKSEMSATKSEAKRKTIVKRLKVVENFINSGNKPEWMMLTQLPVLPPDLRPLVSLDGGKFAVSDVNDLYRRVINRNNRLKRLTELDAPEIIIRNEKRMLQEAVDALFDNGKTANAVKGANKRPLKSLSEIIKGKQGRFRQNLLGKRVDFSGRSVIVVGPSLNMDQCGIPKKMALELFKPHLMAKLEEKGYATTLKSAKRLIESEANEVWECLNEIVDEYPILLNRAPTLHKLSIQAFHPVLIDGKAIQLHPLVCAAFNADFDGDQMAVHVPLSQEAIAEAKILMMSSMNILLPASGRAIAVPSQDMILGIYYLSLEKDGVKGEHKLVTDVNEAKIALEMGQVDLHAKIRTKVEDKVIHTTIGRLIIKEILPDFVPTTLWNKILKKKDIGTLVDYVYKYGGYKVTPIFLDDLKNLGFRYATEAGISVSIDDIKVPETKPEHIAKSKKDVIEVQKQFAQGLLTEQERYNKIIDIWTEVNNKLGSEMMDLVQSDKDGFNSIYMMADSGARGSAAQIRQLSGMRGLMAKPDGTIIETPIISNFREGLNVLEYFISTHGARKGLADTALKTANAGYLTRKLIDVSQNVRITNEDCGTHEGIEITDISSGNELIESLEERITGRVIAEDIIDPISNEILFAEGTLITEDDAKVVAEAEVKSVVIRTPLTCKEEIGLCSKCYGLNLGEQRKATPGEAVGVVAAQSIGEPGTQLTLRTFHVGGTASATQTERELRADKEGFIRYYNIRTYTDRNGRKIVSNRRNAGILLVEPKINAPFKGKVTVETIHEETILTITNGKEEKKYYLRKNDVAKPNELAGVSGKIEGKLYLPYKDEFEVEENESIVEMIKDGWNVPNRIPFASVLKVEDGAPITSTIVSGAKGMVKYYKLKGDYLERRHDIKAGEAVNEKGLFAVIVDVDDREALRHYVARGSVVELDDNSSVEKDSVIANPASAEQVVIAEWDPYSNPSIAEEKGKIAFEDVIPGVTVAEQFDELTGTSKLVVNEYIPAGYKPTIILATENKELLRYSLEPKTSLFVNEGQEVEVADILGKTPKATQKSKDITGGLPRVSELFEARRPKSIAVLASFDGMVSFGKPLRNKQRIIVTDENANKAEYLVEKSKQILVHEGEFVHAGEALTDGQVSPHDVLRILGEKALHYFIVSEVQQVYRSQGVNIADKHIEVILSQMLRQVSILDGGDTKFIIGDMVSKKRFQAENARIIKLGGKPAIAEPLLLGITRAAVTSDSIISAASFQETTKVLTEAAISAKMDMLEDLKENVVIGRTIPVGTGLYKDKKVKFSSTEEDSE, encoded by the coding sequence ATGAGCAATAATGAAAAAGTATTAGAACCTATTGAAATTAAAGAGTTAGAAAGACCGCAAGATTTTTCTGCTTTTCAATTAAGACTAGCAAGCCCAGAAAAAATTCTTTCTTGGTCTTCTGGTGAGGTTAAAAAACCAGAAACTATTAACTATAGAACATTAAAACCAGAGAGAGATGGTCTTTTTTGTGCAAAGATTTTCGGACCTGTAAAGGATTACGAATGTCTTTGTGGTAAATATAAAAAGATGAGATACAAAGGTGTTGTATGTGAAAAATGTGGTGTTGAAGTAACTTCATCTAAAGTTAGAAGACACAGAATGGGTCACATTGACTTAGTATCTCCAGTTGCTCATATCTGGATGGTATCTTCTTTACCAACAAGAATTGGTACATTACTTGGTGTTAAATTAAAAGACTTAGAAAGAGTACTTTATTATGAAGCATATATTGTTTCTGCATCAGGTGAAGCATACTATGACAACGAAAAGACTAAAAAAGTTAATAAATATGATATTTTAAATGAAGAACAATACAGAACTATTTCTGATTTATTTGACCACACTGGTTTCGAAGCAAACATGGGTGGAGAAATAATTAGAGAGCTACTAGAAAATCTTGATTTAATTGAATTATTAACTGTATTAAAATCTGAAATGTCTGCTACTAAGTCTGAAGCAAAAAGAAAGACTATTGTAAAAAGATTAAAAGTAGTTGAAAACTTTATTAACTCTGGAAATAAACCTGAGTGGATGATGTTAACTCAATTACCAGTACTTCCACCTGATTTAAGACCTCTTGTATCATTAGATGGTGGTAAATTTGCTGTTTCAGACGTTAATGACCTTTATAGAAGAGTTATTAACAGAAATAATAGACTTAAGAGATTAACAGAACTTGATGCTCCTGAAATCATTATTAGAAATGAAAAAAGAATGCTTCAAGAAGCAGTAGATGCATTATTTGATAATGGTAAAACTGCAAATGCTGTTAAAGGTGCAAACAAAAGACCACTTAAATCTTTATCTGAAATCATTAAAGGTAAACAAGGAAGATTTAGACAAAACTTACTTGGAAAAAGGGTTGACTTCTCTGGAAGATCTGTAATTGTTGTTGGACCATCTTTAAATATGGACCAATGTGGTATTCCTAAGAAAATGGCTTTAGAGCTATTCAAACCACACTTAATGGCTAAGTTAGAAGAAAAAGGTTATGCAACTACTTTAAAATCTGCAAAAAGATTAATTGAGTCAGAAGCAAATGAAGTATGGGAATGTTTAAATGAAATCGTTGATGAATATCCAATTTTATTAAACAGAGCTCCAACTCTTCACAAACTGTCTATTCAAGCTTTCCACCCAGTATTAATTGATGGAAAAGCAATTCAGTTACACCCATTAGTTTGTGCGGCATTCAACGCCGACTTCGATGGTGACCAAATGGCAGTTCACGTACCGTTATCACAAGAAGCTATTGCAGAAGCTAAGATTCTTATGATGTCATCTATGAACATTCTTTTACCAGCATCTGGTAGAGCTATTGCTGTACCATCACAAGATATGATTTTAGGTATTTACTACCTATCATTAGAAAAAGATGGTGTAAAAGGTGAACATAAATTAGTTACAGATGTAAATGAAGCTAAAATTGCATTAGAGATGGGTCAAGTTGACTTACATGCAAAAATTAGAACAAAAGTAGAAGATAAAGTAATTCATACAACAATTGGTAGATTAATTATTAAAGAAATCTTACCTGATTTTGTACCAACTACTTTATGGAATAAAATTTTAAAGAAAAAAGATATTGGAACATTAGTTGACTATGTTTATAAATATGGTGGATATAAAGTAACTCCAATTTTCTTAGATGATCTTAAAAACTTAGGTTTTAGATATGCAACTGAAGCTGGTATTTCTGTATCAATTGATGATATTAAAGTTCCAGAAACTAAGCCAGAACATATTGCTAAATCTAAAAAAGATGTAATTGAAGTTCAAAAGCAATTTGCACAAGGTTTATTAACTGAGCAAGAAAGATATAATAAAATTATTGATATCTGGACAGAGGTTAATAATAAACTTGGTTCTGAGATGATGGATTTAGTACAATCAGATAAAGATGGATTCAACTCTATTTATATGATGGCTGACTCAGGAGCAAGGGGTTCTGCAGCTCAGATTAGACAGTTATCAGGTATGAGGGGTCTTATGGCTAAACCTGATGGTACTATTATTGAAACACCAATTATTTCAAACTTTAGAGAAGGTCTAAACGTACTTGAGTACTTTATTTCTACTCACGGTGCTAGAAAAGGTCTTGCGGATACAGCTTTAAAAACAGCGAATGCTGGATACTTAACAAGAAAGTTAATCGACGTATCTCAAAACGTAAGAATCACAAATGAAGATTGTGGTACTCACGAAGGTATTGAAATTACAGATATCTCTTCTGGTAATGAGTTAATTGAGTCTTTAGAAGAAAGAATTACTGGTAGAGTAATTGCAGAAGATATTATTGATCCTATTTCAAATGAAATTTTATTTGCAGAGGGGACATTAATTACTGAAGACGATGCAAAAGTTGTTGCAGAAGCTGAAGTTAAATCTGTTGTAATTAGAACTCCATTAACTTGTAAAGAAGAGATTGGTTTATGTTCAAAATGTTATGGTCTAAACTTAGGTGAGCAAAGAAAAGCTACTCCAGGTGAGGCTGTTGGTGTTGTTGCTGCTCAATCAATTGGAGAGCCAGGAACACAGCTTACACTTAGAACATTCCACGTTGGGGGAACAGCATCTGCAACTCAAACAGAAAGAGAGTTAAGAGCTGATAAAGAAGGTTTCATTAGATACTACAACATTAGAACATATACTGATAGAAATGGTAGAAAAATTGTTTCTAACAGAAGAAATGCTGGTATCTTATTAGTTGAACCAAAAATTAATGCACCATTTAAAGGTAAAGTAACAGTTGAGACAATTCACGAAGAGACAATCTTAACTATTACAAATGGTAAAGAAGAGAAGAAATATTACTTAAGAAAGAATGACGTTGCTAAACCAAATGAGTTAGCAGGTGTATCTGGTAAAATTGAAGGTAAATTATATCTTCCATACAAAGACGAATTTGAAGTTGAAGAGAATGAATCTATCGTTGAGATGATTAAAGATGGATGGAACGTTCCAAACAGAATTCCTTTTGCTTCTGTATTAAAAGTTGAAGATGGAGCTCCTATTACATCTACAATAGTTTCTGGTGCTAAAGGTATGGTTAAATACTATAAGCTTAAAGGTGACTATTTAGAAAGAAGACATGACATTAAAGCTGGTGAAGCTGTAAATGAAAAAGGTCTATTTGCTGTTATCGTTGATGTTGATGATAGAGAAGCTTTAAGACACTATGTAGCAAGAGGTTCTGTAGTTGAATTAGATGATAACTCTTCAGTAGAAAAAGATTCAGTTATTGCAAATCCTGCAAGTGCTGAGCAAGTAGTTATTGCTGAGTGGGATCCATATTCAAACCCATCTATTGCAGAAGAAAAAGGTAAAATTGCATTTGAAGATGTTATTCCAGGTGTAACAGTTGCTGAGCAATTTGATGAGTTAACAGGTACTTCTAAATTAGTTGTTAATGAGTATATCCCTGCTGGTTATAAACCAACAATTATTCTTGCAACTGAGAATAAAGAGTTATTAAGATACTCTTTAGAGCCAAAAACTTCATTATTTGTAAATGAAGGTCAAGAAGTAGAAGTTGCTGATATTCTTGGTAAAACACCAAAAGCAACTCAAAAATCTAAAGATATTACTGGAGGTCTTCCAAGAGTATCTGAATTATTTGAAGCAAGAAGACCAAAATCAATTGCTGTTCTTGCATCATTTGATGGTATGGTTTCTTTTGGTAAACCTTTAAGAAACAAACAAAGAATTATTGTTACTGATGAAAATGCTAATAAAGCAGAGTATTTAGTAGAGAAGTCTAAACAAATTTTAGTACACGAAGGTGAGTTTGTTCATGCTGGTGAGGCATTAACTGATGGTCAAGTTTCTCCTCATGATGTATTAAGAATTTTAGGTGAAAAAGCATTACATTACTTTATTGTATCTGAAGTACAACAAGTATATAGATCTCAAGGGGTAAATATTGCTGATAAACATATTGAGGTTATTTTATCTCAAATGTTAAGACAAGTTTCTATCTTAGATGGTGGAGATACTAAGTTTATTATTGGGGATATGGTTTCTAAGAAAAGATTCCAAGCAGAAAATGCAAGAATCATTAAATTAGGTGGTAAACCAGCAATTGCTGAACCATTATTACTTGGTATTACAAGAGCTGCTGTAACATCAGACTCTATTATCTCTGCGGCATCATTCCAAGAGACTACTAAAGTATTAACAGAAGCTGCTATTTCTGCTAAGATGGATATGTTAGAAGACTTAAAAGAAAACGTAGTTATTGGTAGAACAATTCCTGTTGGAACTGGTCTATATAAAGACAAAAAAGTTAAATTTTCTTCAACTGAAGAAGATTCTGAGTAA
- a CDS encoding YciI family protein: MQYLVIAYDNEGALEKRLAVRDAHVEGAKKLMAEGKIIQAGALIEEEQMVGSTLFVDFEDDDEINEWLSNEPYVQNGVWNMEEFQIVPVKLLPKD; encoded by the coding sequence ATGCAGTACTTAGTAATCGCTTATGACAATGAAGGGGCCTTAGAAAAAAGACTTGCAGTTAGAGATGCTCATGTTGAGGGAGCAAAAAAATTAATGGCAGAAGGAAAGATTATCCAAGCAGGTGCTTTAATTGAAGAAGAACAAATGGTTGGTTCAACTTTATTTGTTGATTTTGAAGATGATGATGAAATCAATGAATGGTTATCAAATGAGCCATATGTACAAAATGGTGTTTGGAATATGGAAGAGTTCCAAATCGTTCCTGTTAAGTTACTTCCTAAAGATTAA
- a CDS encoding zinc ribbon domain-containing protein, whose amino-acid sequence MALIKCPECENVVSTNAKTCPQCGENLEDSLKNSLEKLGGSFVGVFLAIVIAIGVGGFFEEMNLINDNNLVLVYIIAFSTSILIIGNLMSKIVKKFGRKFETVDGGVHDYSHDKSINKINKIAFPIIAVMIVVAIGIKLG is encoded by the coding sequence ATGGCATTAATTAAATGTCCCGAATGTGAAAATGTAGTATCTACAAATGCTAAAACTTGCCCACAATGTGGAGAAAATCTTGAAGATAGTCTAAAAAACTCTTTAGAAAAACTAGGTGGTTCTTTTGTAGGAGTATTTTTAGCAATAGTAATAGCTATTGGTGTAGGGGGTTTCTTTGAAGAGATGAACCTTATCAATGATAATAACTTAGTTTTAGTATATATCATAGCTTTTTCAACATCTATTTTAATAATTGGTAATTTAATGTCAAAGATAGTTAAAAAGTTTGGAAGAAAATTTGAAACAGTTGATGGTGGAGTTCACGATTACAGTCATGATAAAAGTATAAACAAAATAAATAAAATAGCTTTTCCAATAATAGCAGTAATGATAGTAGTTGCTATTGGAATCAAACTAGGTTAA
- a CDS encoding restriction endonuclease subunit S has product MTKKTTKNSIVKLNEIQWKEFFIGGENGLFDITSSSSGIDKNKLNIEEKNSNIPYITRSNIDNGINQFITINQLDKYNLDEGNVITIGLDTQTVFYQPHSFYTGQNIQVLRHKKINKFNALFLIPLIEVQMEKFNWGGNGATLGRLFRTKIMLPITNKGNLDWNYMETYGKNILIEKQEQYKQYIQKVFKKLNYKKIDNLQEKNWKEFFLTDIFTEIQRGKRLTKANQIQGKKPYVSSSRANNGVDNYIENEEKVRIFSDCLSLANSGSVGASFYHSYEFVASDHITHLKNENFNEYIYLFISTLTSRLSEKYNFNREINDKRISREKILLPINDKEEPDYVYMAQYIINMKYKKIKQYLTFKEK; this is encoded by the coding sequence ATGACAAAGAAAACAACAAAAAATAGTATAGTAAAATTAAATGAGATTCAATGGAAGGAATTTTTTATTGGTGGAGAGAATGGCTTATTTGATATCACTTCTAGTTCAAGTGGAATAGATAAAAACAAATTAAATATTGAAGAAAAAAATAGCAATATACCCTATATAACAAGATCAAATATTGATAATGGTATTAATCAATTCATCACAATAAATCAATTAGATAAATACAATTTAGATGAAGGTAATGTTATAACTATTGGACTTGATACTCAAACAGTTTTTTACCAACCACATAGTTTTTATACAGGGCAAAATATTCAAGTATTGAGACATAAAAAGATTAATAAGTTTAATGCTTTATTTTTAATACCTTTAATAGAAGTTCAAATGGAAAAGTTTAATTGGGGTGGGAATGGTGCTACCTTGGGACGATTATTTAGAACTAAAATAATGTTACCAATAACCAATAAAGGAAATCTTGACTGGAACTATATGGAAACTTATGGTAAAAATATTTTAATTGAAAAACAAGAACAATATAAGCAGTATATTCAAAAAGTATTCAAAAAGTTAAACTATAAAAAAATTGATAATTTACAAGAAAAAAATTGGAAAGAGTTTTTTTTAACAGATATATTCACAGAAATACAAAGAGGTAAAAGACTTACAAAAGCAAATCAGATACAAGGTAAGAAGCCTTATGTGTCTTCTTCTAGAGCTAATAATGGAGTTGATAACTATATAGAGAATGAAGAGAAAGTTAGAATATTTAGTGATTGTCTAAGTTTGGCAAATAGTGGTAGTGTAGGTGCAAGTTTTTATCATTCTTACGAGTTTGTGGCAAGTGATCATATTACACATTTAAAAAATGAAAACTTTAATGAATATATATATTTATTCATTTCTACATTAACAAGTAGGTTATCCGAAAAGTATAATTTTAATAGAGAAATTAACGATAAAAGAATATCAAGAGAAAAAATACTTTTACCAATAAATGATAAAGAAGAACCTGATTATGTTTATATGGCACAATACATAATTAATATGAAGTATAAAAAAATCAAGCAATATTTAACTTTTAAAGAAAAATAA
- a CDS encoding EAL domain-containing protein yields the protein MNTQEFRYLIKNAKYQTKYEPIINSKNESIYAYEALSKFEIDQEIISTEEIFRKLHHNNLLFFELERRNKELQIECFDEDKKLFLNFDADIVNTIEQKEYWEDFLKPHKENIVVEITENGSDDEKSTKIIHQFSQWLKNKNIDSALDDFGQDGSMFSFFLMSRSKYIKIDKSFLAQIRENKNYTFYLEGLLKTIKMNNQKSIIEGIETKEDYDLAVNLGCDYMQGYFFNDLVIIK from the coding sequence ATGAACACACAAGAATTTAGATATTTAATTAAAAATGCAAAATACCAAACAAAATATGAGCCTATAATTAATTCAAAAAATGAATCAATATATGCTTATGAGGCACTTTCAAAATTTGAAATAGATCAAGAGATAATTAGTACAGAAGAAATATTTAGAAAACTTCATCATAATAATCTTCTTTTTTTTGAATTAGAAAGAAGAAATAAAGAGTTACAAATAGAATGTTTTGATGAAGATAAAAAATTATTTTTAAATTTTGATGCTGATATAGTAAATACAATTGAACAAAAAGAGTATTGGGAAGACTTTTTAAAACCACATAAAGAAAATATTGTTGTTGAAATAACAGAAAATGGAAGTGATGATGAAAAAAGTACTAAAATAATTCATCAGTTTAGTCAATGGCTTAAAAATAAAAATATCGATTCTGCTTTAGATGATTTTGGACAAGATGGTTCCATGTTCTCTTTTTTTCTTATGTCAAGAAGTAAATATATAAAGATTGATAAATCATTCTTAGCTCAAATAAGAGAAAATAAAAACTATACATTTTACTTAGAAGGTTTATTAAAAACAATAAAAATGAATAATCAAAAATCAATTATTGAAGGAATAGAAACTAAAGAAGATTATGATTTGGCAGTAAACCTAGGATGTGACTATATGCAAGGCTATTTTTTTAATGATTTAGTAATTATAAAATGA
- a CDS encoding helix-turn-helix transcriptional regulator, whose translation MNKLYEDAEEFYKLVSTNVKKYRQEKGESQLEFSQNVGFNSVSFYCDCENNKNGKHFNLLHVVRIVDYLDIDVNKLIY comes from the coding sequence TTGAATAAACTCTATGAAGATGCAGAAGAATTTTATAAATTAGTATCAACAAATGTGAAAAAATATCGCCAAGAGAAAGGCGAATCACAATTAGAATTCTCACAAAATGTAGGATTTAATTCTGTGAGTTTTTATTGTGATTGTGAGAATAATAAAAATGGAAAACATTTTAATTTATTACATGTAGTAAGAATTGTAGATTATTTAGATATTGATGTAAATAAATTAATATATTAA
- a CDS encoding tyrosine-type recombinase/integrase codes for MARTVKPLNDTQLKNAKAKEKDYKLSDGEGLYFVVKKNGTKSWRYDFTYGGKRKSMSFGIYPTVSLKDARTKKDEAKYSLANNVNPISIKKAKKTSETITLSDVIEDWLELRKKSKSEATIIQNKRILKNITIWLGNIAIKDIRRIDIINALQKYQEKGVIESAHRLLALVNKIYMYAVTNEYVEHNIIADIDKKSILVPNKKDAHLPALIEPEDIKQLLIDINSISEKYRSDISTIFIFKLLPYIFVRSENIRLMRWNELNLEEGYWAIPKEKMKMNIEFVCPLPHQAIKLIKEIEPYSRHRSEFVFPSPQKSDRGVSGATLSDTLVRLGYQNRHTVHGFRSMFSTIAHNLYKEHGFHSDIIEACLAHKERNRVKASYNRESKFKYFEEKRELIQWYANWLDRLK; via the coding sequence ATGGCAAGAACCGTTAAACCCCTTAATGATACGCAACTTAAAAATGCTAAAGCTAAAGAAAAAGATTACAAACTAAGTGATGGTGAAGGTCTTTATTTTGTAGTTAAAAAGAATGGAACAAAATCATGGAGATATGACTTCACTTATGGTGGAAAAAGAAAATCTATGTCTTTTGGTATTTATCCTACTGTATCTTTAAAAGATGCAAGAACAAAAAAAGATGAAGCTAAGTACTCATTAGCTAATAATGTAAATCCTATATCAATTAAAAAAGCTAAAAAGACATCTGAAACAATAACTTTAAGTGATGTAATAGAAGATTGGTTAGAGTTAAGAAAAAAGAGTAAATCAGAAGCTACTATTATTCAAAATAAAAGAATACTAAAAAATATCACTATATGGTTAGGTAATATAGCAATAAAAGATATTAGAAGAATAGATATTATAAATGCTTTACAAAAGTATCAAGAAAAAGGTGTAATAGAATCTGCTCATAGATTACTAGCTTTAGTAAATAAAATATATATGTATGCAGTTACAAATGAATATGTAGAGCATAATATCATTGCTGATATAGATAAAAAATCAATTCTTGTACCAAATAAAAAAGATGCACACCTTCCAGCACTTATAGAACCAGAAGATATTAAACAGTTGCTTATTGATATAAATTCAATAAGTGAAAAATACAGAAGTGATATAAGTACTATATTTATCTTTAAACTACTTCCTTATATATTTGTTAGAAGTGAGAATATAAGATTAATGAGATGGAATGAATTAAATTTAGAAGAGGGCTATTGGGCTATACCAAAAGAGAAGATGAAAATGAATATAGAGTTTGTTTGTCCTTTGCCTCATCAAGCTATTAAGCTTATAAAAGAAATAGAGCCTTATTCAAGACATAGAAGTGAATTTGTATTTCCATCACCTCAAAAAAGTGATAGAGGTGTATCAGGTGCAACTCTAAGTGATACATTAGTAAGACTTGGATATCAAAATAGACATACAGTACATGGCTTTAGAAGTATGTTTTCAACAATTGCACATAATCTTTATAAAGAGCATGGTTTTCATTCTGATATTATAGAGGCTTGTTTAGCTCATAAAGAAAGAAATAGAGTTAAAGCATCATATAATAGAGAATCGAAATTTAAATACTTTGAAGAGAAGAGGGAGCTTATTCAATGGTATGCTAATTGGTTGGATAGGTTAAAATAA